Sequence from the Fodinibius salicampi genome:
ATTGCTGTGTTTATCACTGTTACAATGGGTTTGATGGCCTTTGAAAAGCCAACTACTCCATCATCTCAGGGTGAATGGATTTCCCTCTTCAATGGGAAAAACCTTGAAGGCTGGACTCCCAAGTTTACTGGCCACGAGCTGGGTGTCAATTATAAAAATACTTTCCATGTGGAAGAGGGACTACTTAAAGTTTCCTACGAGAACTATAAGACTTTTGATGGAAAATTCGGACATCTTTTCTACAAACAACCCTATTCTAAATATAAAATACGTCTCGAATACCGGTTTGTCGGCGACCAAATACCCGGAGCTCCAGACTGGGCTTATAAAAACAGTGGAATTAAATTTCATTGCCAGCCCCCGGAATCGATGGAAATTGATCAGCAATCCCCGGTCTCTATAGAAGTTCAACTTTTGGGAGGAA
This genomic interval carries:
- a CDS encoding 3-keto-disaccharide hydrolase, with translation MKFTNNISCLKKIGLPFIAVFITVTMGLMAFEKPTTPSSQGEWISLFNGKNLEGWTPKFTGHELGVNYKNTFHVEEGLLKVSYENYKTFDGKFGHLFYKQPYSKYKIRLEYRFVGDQIPGAPDWAYKNSGIKFHCQPPESMEIDQQSPVSIEVQLLGGNGENKRPTANICSMGTHIVMDGELITQHCTESSSETYHDSQWVEVEAKVRGDEIIKHYINGKEVLSYSKPQYDTSDPNTKKLITDPDNLLIKDGYIALQAESHPVHFRNIELLPLE